The following coding sequences are from one Odocoileus virginianus isolate 20LAN1187 ecotype Illinois chromosome 7, Ovbor_1.2, whole genome shotgun sequence window:
- the LOC110141067 gene encoding pancreatic lipase-related protein 2, with protein MLPSWTISLLLLITVRGKEICYEPFGCFSDENPWTGTLQRPLKLLPWSPEDIDAHFLLYTNENPNNYQRINITDLATVKASNFQLDRKTRFVIHGFIDDGDSGWPTDMCKKMFKVEKVNCICVDWEHGAWTEYTQAVQNTRVVGAEIAFFIQGLSTELGYGPENVHLIGHSLGAQLAAEAGRRLGGRVGRITGLDPAQPCFEGTSEEVRLDPSDAIFVDVIHTDSAPIIPFLGFGTIQKVGHLDFYPNGGKEMPGCQKNILSTIIDINGIWQGIQDFMACSHLRSYRYYSSSILNPDGFLGYPCASYEEFQEGGCFPCPEGGCPKMGHYADQFQGKSRAVGQTFFLNTGSSGNFTSWRYRVSVTLAGTKKVRGYIRIALYGSNGNSKQYQIFKGSLQPDASHMHDIDVDLNIGKVQKVKFLWNNNVINLFRPKLGASRITVQGGEDRTEYNFCSNDTVQEDALQALYPC; from the exons ATGCTGCCCTCCTGGACCATCAGTCTTCTCCTGCTGATCACAGTCAGAG gaaaagaGATTTGCTATGAACCGTTTGGCTGCTTTTCTGATGAAAATCCATGGACTGGAACGCTTCAGCGGCCTTTAAAGTTACTTCCCTGGTCCCCCGAGGACATCGACGCTCACTTTCTTCTATACACAAATGAGAATCCAAATAACTACCAA CGGATCAATATCACTGACCTAGCCACTGTCAAAGCTTCAAACTTCCAACTGGACCGCAAGACACGCTTCGTCATCCACGGCTTTATAGATGATGGGGATTCAGGCTGGCCTACCGACATGTGCAAG AAAATGTTTAAAGTGGAGAAGGTGAACTGCATCTGTGTGGACTGGGAACACGGGGCGTGGACAGAATATACCCAAGCCGTCCAAAACACTCGGGTCGTGGGAGCAGAGATAGCATTCTTCATACAAGGACTGTCG ACTGAGCTGGGCTATGGCCCGGAGAACGTGCATCTCATTGGCCACAGCCTGGGTGCGCAACTGGCCGCGGAGGCcggcaggaggctggggggccGAGTGGGCAGGATCACAG GGCTGGACCCGGCACAGCCATGCTTCGAGGGCACGTCCGAGGAGGTTCGGCTGGACCCGTCCGACGCCATCTTCGTGGATGTGATTCACACGGATTCTGCTCCCATAATCCCTTTCCTGG GTTTTGGAACAATACAAAAGGTGGGCCACCTGGACTTCTACCCaaatggaggaaaggaaatgccTGGGTGTCAGAAAAATATCCTGTCAACCATCATAGATATAAATGGAATATGGCAAG GAATCCAAGACTTCATGGCCTGCAGTCACTTACGAAGCTACAGGTACTACTCAAGCAGCATTCTCAACCCCGATGGCTTCCTAGGCTACCCATGCGCCTCCTACGAAGAGTTTCAGGAG GGTGGCTGTTTTCCTTGTCCAGAGGGAGGATGTCCCAAAATGGGGCACTATGCTGACCAATTCCAGGGGAAAAGCAGAGCGGTGGGACAAACCTTTTTCCTGAACACTGGGAGCAGTGGTAACTTTACAA GTTGGAGATATAGGGTATCCGTCACACTGGCTGGAACAAAGAAAGTGAGGGGGTACATCAGAATTGCTTTGTATGGAAGTAATGGAAACTCAAAACAATATCAAATTTTCAA AGGATCCCTCCAACCAGATGCAAGTCATATGCATGACATTGATGTGGACCTCAATATTGGAAAAGTCCAGAAGGTCAAGTTCCTTTGGAACAACAATGTAATAAATCTCTTCCGGCCCAAATTAGGGGCTTCCAGAATTACAGTGCAAGGTGGTGAAGATAGGACTGA GTATAATTTTTGCAGCAACGACACAGTGCAAGAAGATGCGTTACAAGCCCTCTACCCTTGTTAA